Proteins encoded within one genomic window of Bacillus thuringiensis:
- a CDS encoding serine/threonine protein kinase, giving the protein MILLFVCIAVIIGAIVVTNYYKKDDQCIAVGKYSRGTIIGQNNEPIFNVKIYEGAIKGKERSISNADGEFEILDGVCGEIVLQFVTPDGETYTKKYDRKHIPKVIKLN; this is encoded by the coding sequence ATAATTCTCTTGTTTGTGTGTATCGCTGTAATAATTGGAGCTATAGTTGTGACTAATTATTATAAAAAAGATGATCAATGCATTGCAGTTGGTAAGTATTCAAGAGGTACTATCATAGGTCAAAATAACGAACCTATATTTAATGTGAAAATTTATGAAGGTGCTATTAAAGGTAAGGAACGCAGTATTTCAAATGCAGATGGTGAATTTGAAATACTAGATGGAGTTTGTGGTGAGATTGTATTACAATTCGTTACTCCAGATGGAGAAACCTATACGAAGAAATATGATAGGAAGCATATACCAAAAGTTATAAAGCTTAATTAG
- a CDS encoding 4-hydroxyphenylacetate 3-hydroxylase family protein, producing the protein MQNLKDHYIKSLQDGRNVWLYGKKVDVTTDNNFAGTLCTISNLFSLFDDPKQRDSIGYVSPKTKDFVHKSFLVPNSYNELLMRRTAFETWSYATDGVMSRLSDYARSRLTGWYVSRDFYKKFDAQFPDKIASYYEKARDNHLFLSVVQRDPQINRSTESMLNATDLGLLRVTKETSDGIYLSGAKMIGTASPYSNDLLIYPLTKLTDAQKDLAHFLIVAANSPGLHMVCREPYANTTSSTVDSPISSQYDEMDALLIFDNVFVPWERVLLYNNPEAIWAIKSDTASSSLAYHQAIIRLLIKLEFITAIAFEIAEAIGAHTYLHVQEKLGELIMQIETIRALLIAAEVEGTTNETKTYLPNFKYIETARNLGSKYYPRAIEILQLIGAGGFIQLPSSSIDFQSPIANLLKKHFKGTNIDAEQRTKLFKLAWDIIGSPLGSRHELYERFYAGDPIRNTATQYVNYDKNHFKKMLSKYL; encoded by the coding sequence ATGCAAAATTTAAAGGATCACTATATAAAGAGCTTACAAGATGGTCGAAATGTTTGGCTCTATGGAAAAAAAGTAGATGTAACTACAGACAACAATTTTGCGGGGACACTATGTACCATTTCTAATTTATTTTCGTTATTTGATGATCCCAAACAGAGAGATTCTATTGGATATGTGAGCCCAAAAACGAAAGACTTTGTTCATAAATCATTTTTAGTTCCAAATTCCTATAATGAATTATTAATGAGAAGAACTGCATTTGAAACATGGAGTTATGCAACAGACGGTGTAATGAGTAGACTATCTGATTACGCAAGATCGAGACTTACTGGCTGGTACGTATCAAGAGATTTTTATAAAAAGTTCGATGCACAGTTTCCAGATAAAATCGCATCTTATTACGAAAAAGCTAGGGATAATCACTTGTTTTTAAGTGTAGTCCAACGTGATCCACAAATAAATCGCTCAACAGAATCAATGTTAAATGCAACTGACTTAGGGTTGCTAAGAGTTACAAAGGAAACTTCTGATGGAATTTATTTAAGTGGTGCGAAAATGATAGGGACTGCATCTCCTTATTCAAATGATTTATTAATCTACCCATTAACAAAACTGACTGACGCTCAAAAAGATTTAGCTCACTTTCTTATCGTGGCAGCCAATTCTCCAGGATTACATATGGTTTGTCGAGAACCATATGCGAATACAACTTCAAGCACAGTTGATTCCCCTATTAGCTCACAGTACGATGAAATGGATGCACTATTAATCTTCGATAATGTATTTGTCCCTTGGGAACGTGTTTTACTTTATAACAATCCAGAAGCAATATGGGCTATAAAATCAGATACAGCTTCTAGTAGTTTAGCTTATCATCAAGCTATAATACGATTACTAATAAAGCTAGAATTTATAACTGCGATCGCTTTTGAAATTGCTGAAGCAATTGGAGCTCACACTTATTTGCATGTTCAAGAAAAACTCGGAGAATTAATTATGCAAATCGAAACAATTCGAGCACTTTTAATTGCTGCGGAAGTTGAAGGTACTACAAATGAAACAAAAACTTATTTACCAAACTTTAAATATATCGAAACTGCAAGGAATCTTGGTTCTAAATATTATCCCCGTGCAATAGAAATTTTACAATTAATTGGCGCAGGTGGCTTTATTCAACTTCCTTCAAGCTCGATTGATTTCCAGAGTCCAATAGCTAATTTATTGAAAAAGCACTTTAAAGGAACAAATATAGATGCCGAACAACGCACAAAATTATTTAAGTTAGCCTGGGATATTATTGGAAGCCCATTAGGATCAAGACACGAATTATACGAAAGATTTTACGCTGGAGATCCAATACGAAATACAGCTACACAATATGTAAATTATGATAAAAATCACTTTAAAAAGATGCTAAGTAAATATTTATGA
- a CDS encoding phosphotransferase enzyme family protein: MNEIDKKILQLINEQYPLNFININAITNEMYQCLTKQGTYFIRITNYKTYEEQLEEITYTNFLYQNGLGVPPIIPSLQGNFVEKLTLDKELFTVLYKAAPGIHLPRCEWNSTIFKKLGQQIGKLHRISKIFEKAKPVKYINDWYENEEYNFLKYIPKEETTIREIASDVLTSIKELEKSTSNYGLIHGDLWLENILVENNSTITMIDFQDCEKHFYVFDLAVPIYSAIEYSFAGNGNIVEYEHSITKALFEGYQEENELPKEMIEKFPLFIKLKEIFEYSLMHMYWDKEEFTEEQVRIMNLYRMKIENKYTYINV, translated from the coding sequence ATGAACGAGATAGATAAAAAAATACTTCAATTAATAAATGAACAATATCCGTTGAATTTTATTAACATTAACGCAATAACAAATGAAATGTATCAATGTCTCACAAAACAAGGTACATACTTCATTAGAATTACAAATTACAAAACGTATGAAGAACAATTAGAAGAAATTACATATACGAATTTTTTATATCAAAACGGCTTAGGTGTTCCACCAATAATCCCTTCTTTACAGGGGAATTTTGTAGAAAAGTTAACATTAGACAAGGAGCTTTTTACAGTATTATATAAAGCTGCTCCTGGTATACATTTACCAAGGTGCGAATGGAATTCTACTATATTTAAAAAGCTTGGTCAACAAATTGGAAAACTACATCGTATATCTAAAATCTTTGAAAAGGCTAAACCAGTTAAATATATTAACGACTGGTATGAGAATGAGGAATATAATTTCCTTAAGTATATTCCTAAAGAAGAAACAACCATTAGAGAAATTGCATCTGACGTTTTAACTTCTATAAAAGAGCTAGAAAAATCCACTTCAAATTACGGCTTAATCCACGGAGATTTATGGTTAGAAAATATTTTAGTTGAAAACAATTCAACCATAACAATGATTGATTTTCAAGATTGCGAAAAACATTTTTACGTATTCGATTTAGCTGTTCCTATTTATAGTGCGATAGAATATTCATTTGCTGGAAATGGGAATATCGTTGAGTATGAGCATTCCATTACAAAAGCATTATTTGAAGGGTACCAAGAAGAAAATGAACTACCTAAAGAGATGATCGAGAAGTTTCCATTGTTTATTAAATTAAAAGAGATTTTTGAATATAGCTTAATGCATATGTATTGGGATAAAGAAGAATTTACTGAGGAACAAGTACGGATAATGAACCTTTATAGGATGAAAATTGAAAATAAGTATACTTATATCAATGTTTAA
- a CDS encoding cysteine dioxygenase translates to MQLIHNMKKAFNNLCDYDTANLISAIQSLNITPHKISPFITSPINLEYGRNVIYKSEFVEILVLNFPSKAKTLIHDHGISIGCILIVNGTLQNTTYEKNSERIEEFTEGNIFTVKKDTVHKMYNATDSTAITFHVYSPPLKDVQIYE, encoded by the coding sequence ATGCAATTGATTCATAACATGAAAAAAGCGTTTAATAACTTATGTGACTACGATACGGCCAATCTAATATCCGCTATTCAATCATTAAATATTACACCTCATAAAATATCTCCTTTTATTACTTCACCAATTAACCTTGAATACGGAAGAAATGTTATCTATAAGTCTGAATTTGTGGAGATTTTAGTATTAAATTTCCCTAGCAAAGCAAAGACCCTTATTCATGATCACGGAATATCTATAGGATGTATATTAATAGTCAATGGTACGCTACAAAATACCACGTACGAAAAAAATAGCGAACGGATTGAAGAGTTTACAGAGGGAAATATTTTCACCGTAAAAAAAGATACTGTGCATAAAATGTATAATGCTACAGATTCAACAGCAATAACATTCCACGTATATTCACCACCATTAAAAGATGTACAAATATATGAGTAG
- a CDS encoding DUF421 domain-containing protein — translation MNMIFESIILIFTGMIALKMTGSTSVSQMTRAEIIIVVSIGRIIVEPVLSRKVGPSIFAAVIFASVLLIIHFFELKSKKLEQFLNGSSIIIVENGEIVKKNLKQAKMSEQQLYMQLREKGIHDLKSLQQVTAEPNGRIGYQLIEKAQPITLEVLEKVIDQYNIKR, via the coding sequence ATGAATATGATTTTTGAAAGTATTATTTTAATTTTCACTGGAATGATTGCATTAAAAATGACAGGCAGTACATCTGTTAGCCAAATGACAAGAGCTGAAATCATTATAGTAGTATCCATTGGACGTATTATTGTGGAGCCTGTATTAAGTAGGAAAGTAGGCCCATCTATATTTGCAGCTGTAATATTTGCAAGCGTACTTCTTATCATTCATTTCTTTGAATTGAAGTCAAAGAAGTTGGAACAATTCCTAAATGGCAGTAGCATTATAATTGTTGAAAACGGAGAGATTGTAAAAAAGAATTTGAAACAGGCAAAAATGTCAGAGCAACAACTTTATATGCAATTAAGAGAAAAAGGAATTCATGATTTAAAGAGTTTGCAGCAAGTTACAGCTGAACCGAATGGGCGTATTGGTTATCAATTAATAGAGAAAGCTCAACCAATCACTTTAGAAGTGTTAGAAAAAGTAATAGATCAGTACAATATAAAAAGATAA
- a CDS encoding helix-turn-helix domain-containing protein, protein MNEHIQQMIDWIERNLKKGFSLDELSRYMGYSPYYCSFKFHQVTGFSIRRYILLRRLYLSTEDLKNGRKIIEIALDYDYSSQEAYSRAFKNVFGMNPREYQLSKMPIQSFVKLNLNKEGAFNMNISRKIEVDQLRNRKSELFDKEVLNILNGQLMYEEFKNEKLMGDSDYAPFNEAMCVNPTTTQVFNEEFIKTRAEGHTSSVESYTKKVIDPLENLFTKKYKCIVLWFGEDMFCQMNLLTILSYLEQSSYEGKVYLNSFREDEFKVRQTEIMLGNYHSAYKEVLVNHEKTSVELLPVMYQSIDLYLEMLKQDNTVMKFISKNKDLSTQELLTKLFQLFPTIGYGDSQYIELINKIKKKAVPKI, encoded by the coding sequence ATGAATGAACATATACAGCAGATGATTGATTGGATTGAGCGCAATTTGAAAAAGGGATTTTCATTAGATGAATTATCTCGTTACATGGGGTATTCTCCTTATTATTGCTCTTTTAAATTTCATCAAGTAACGGGTTTCAGTATTAGACGCTATATTCTTCTTAGAAGATTGTATTTATCTACAGAAGATTTAAAGAATGGTAGGAAAATAATTGAGATCGCATTGGATTACGATTACTCTTCCCAAGAGGCTTATAGTAGAGCTTTCAAAAATGTTTTTGGAATGAATCCAAGAGAATACCAACTTAGCAAAATGCCTATTCAATCATTTGTTAAACTCAATTTAAATAAAGAAGGGGCGTTTAATATGAATATTTCTAGAAAAATAGAGGTTGATCAGTTACGAAATAGGAAAAGTGAGCTATTCGATAAAGAGGTACTTAACATATTAAATGGTCAACTTATGTATGAAGAATTTAAAAACGAAAAGCTAATGGGTGATTCTGATTATGCACCATTTAATGAGGCGATGTGTGTGAACCCGACTACTACACAAGTTTTTAATGAAGAGTTTATTAAAACAAGAGCAGAAGGACATACCAGTTCAGTAGAAAGTTATACAAAAAAGGTAATAGATCCGTTAGAAAATCTTTTTACAAAAAAGTATAAATGTATTGTTTTATGGTTTGGGGAAGATATGTTTTGCCAAATGAACCTACTTACAATACTTTCTTACCTTGAACAGTCTTCTTATGAAGGGAAGGTATACTTAAATAGCTTCAGAGAAGATGAATTTAAAGTAAGGCAAACTGAAATAATGTTAGGAAACTATCACTCTGCATATAAAGAAGTGTTGGTAAATCATGAAAAAACTTCTGTTGAATTACTGCCAGTAATGTATCAGTCTATAGACTTATATTTAGAAATGCTAAAACAAGATAATACTGTAATGAAATTTATCTCTAAAAATAAAGACTTATCAACTCAAGAATTATTAACAAAGTTGTTTCAGCTATTTCCAACAATCGGATACGGGGATTCTCAGTACATAGAACTGATAAATAAAATAAAAAAGAAAGCTGTACCTAAAATATAG
- a CDS encoding PLP-dependent aminotransferase family protein: MYKYVHIFNDIENMIQHGEIKEGQKLSSIRSLVTQYECNKATVIRALHELEKRHIIYSVPQSGYYVVKKSGSTIENNEIIDFASSAPDPDVFPYLDFQHCINKAIDTYKNDLFVYGTPKGLPSLIPVIQKQLANYQVFTKEDNIFITSGVQQALAILTSIPFPNENETILVEQPTYHLYIEYLEINKVPVIGIKRTNEGIDLNELERIFRTGKIKFFYTIPRYHHPLGTSYSKDEKEKIVLLAKKYNVFIVEDDYLADLETDSKADPLYSLDHDNHVIYLKSYSKIIFPGLRVGVAVIPPVISSAFHTYKKVLDIDSPMISQAALEIYIKSGMFERHKNKIQSSYNNRSKKLAEALERMHGENPLLFTFKKQNTIGIHTCLEVHKTSISDMLIQRLSEIQISIDTIDKNYVRGFPKQRLLKLNVSNVKEDRIEEGIRKVMEEIKQVERLNFQFKKE, translated from the coding sequence ATGTATAAGTATGTACATATTTTTAATGATATAGAAAACATGATTCAACATGGAGAGATAAAAGAAGGACAGAAATTATCATCAATACGGTCACTCGTTACGCAATATGAATGTAATAAGGCGACAGTTATACGTGCGCTTCATGAATTAGAAAAGCGTCATATTATATATTCTGTCCCTCAAAGTGGATACTACGTTGTTAAGAAATCTGGGAGTACTATAGAAAATAACGAAATAATTGATTTCGCTTCTTCAGCACCGGATCCAGATGTTTTTCCGTATTTAGACTTTCAGCATTGTATTAATAAGGCTATTGATACTTATAAAAATGATTTGTTCGTATACGGAACGCCGAAAGGGTTACCATCTTTAATTCCAGTCATTCAAAAACAGTTGGCAAATTATCAAGTGTTCACGAAAGAAGACAATATTTTTATAACGTCAGGCGTGCAACAGGCACTTGCAATATTAACTTCTATCCCATTTCCAAATGAAAATGAAACAATATTAGTTGAACAGCCAACGTATCATTTATATATAGAATATCTAGAAATAAATAAAGTTCCAGTAATCGGTATTAAACGTACGAATGAAGGTATTGATTTAAATGAATTGGAGCGTATTTTTCGAACTGGTAAAATAAAATTCTTTTATACAATACCAAGATATCATCATCCACTTGGAACTTCTTATTCTAAAGATGAGAAAGAAAAAATCGTACTATTGGCTAAGAAATACAATGTATTTATAGTAGAAGATGATTATTTAGCAGATTTAGAAACAGATTCAAAAGCCGATCCGTTATATAGCTTGGATCATGATAATCATGTCATATATTTAAAAAGTTATTCGAAAATTATTTTTCCAGGTTTACGAGTTGGTGTAGCAGTTATTCCACCGGTTATTTCGAGTGCTTTCCATACATATAAAAAGGTTTTAGATATTGATAGTCCGATGATATCCCAAGCTGCTTTAGAAATTTATATAAAGAGTGGCATGTTCGAACGCCATAAAAATAAAATTCAATCTTCCTATAATAATAGATCTAAAAAACTAGCAGAAGCATTAGAAAGAATGCATGGTGAAAACCCGCTTTTATTCACATTTAAAAAGCAAAATACAATTGGAATCCATACTTGCTTAGAAGTACATAAAACAAGTATTTCGGACATGCTGATACAAAGACTAAGTGAAATACAAATCAGTATTGATACGATTGATAAGAATTATGTGAGAGGTTTTCCGAAACAAAGGCTATTAAAGTTGAACGTATCGAATGTAAAGGAAGATAGGATTGAAGAAGGCATTCGTAAAGTAATGGAGGAAATCAAACAAGTGGAACGTCTAAATTTTCAATTTAAAAAAGAATAA
- a CDS encoding class I SAM-dependent methyltransferase, translating into MEFWESSFIEKQTMWGFEPTESAILAKDFFLEKNVKNILVPGIGYGRNAKVFIDNDINVTGIEISKTAIDLAKQNGLEDISIYHGSVNEMPFDNKLYDGIFSHALLHLLNEQEREKFIEDCYKQLKPGGYMVFTTVSKKAPMYGKGKQLDQDYYEIMEGVKMFFYDSESIKKDFNQYGLVQVSEIDEPNKNMANKPPINFLTIKCKKEL; encoded by the coding sequence ATGGAATTTTGGGAATCAAGTTTTATTGAGAAACAAACGATGTGGGGTTTTGAACCTACAGAATCTGCAATTTTGGCAAAAGATTTTTTTCTAGAAAAGAACGTTAAGAACATATTAGTTCCGGGTATTGGATATGGTAGAAACGCAAAAGTGTTTATCGATAATGATATAAATGTAACAGGAATTGAAATTTCAAAAACAGCTATTGATTTAGCGAAACAAAACGGATTAGAAGATATTAGTATATATCATGGTTCAGTAAACGAAATGCCTTTTGATAATAAACTGTATGATGGGATATTTAGTCATGCACTTCTTCATTTGTTGAATGAACAGGAAAGAGAGAAATTTATTGAAGATTGTTATAAACAGTTAAAACCAGGCGGATATATGGTTTTTACAACTGTTTCTAAAAAAGCTCCAATGTACGGAAAAGGAAAACAGTTGGATCAAGATTATTATGAGATAATGGAAGGCGTAAAAATGTTCTTCTATGATTCTGAATCTATAAAAAAAGATTTTAATCAATATGGATTAGTACAAGTTTCGGAAATTGATGAACCAAATAAGAACATGGCAAATAAACCTCCAATCAACTTTTTAACGATAAAATGTAAGAAAGAACTATAA
- a CDS encoding M3 family oligoendopeptidase produces MQRLNTMDISNILELENTLSTLLNEVISSKLELENWLKKQSTFIWEIEEQLRSHYISFQCNTDNKKIKDTFEYDQQYVRPLLKRYQNSFDNKYLESPFRMELDPETYSLLDQKIKNAQTLFCEKNIDLEVNEDKLVTEYFEITGGLTALWDGEEKTITELQSYLQDPDRHIRKKAKMLISEKFLSVEDKLQHILNELIVIRHQKAKNIQLDNYRDYMFKKHERFDYTAEDCYELAESIRKYVVPLIDKIFNKKKSELQVDSLRPWDLKATAPNQKALKPIEDASDLIEKSSLILHKLDPEFSTLLDRMQKNNCLDLESRKGKGPGGFCEYFPASRLSFIFMNLNHTHYDVTTFLHEMGHSIHNECMKQLELQKYLEIPSESAELASMTMELFSMEYWDTFYKNKEEFIESKLDFFKDIVKYLPQMLIVDQFQHWMYENPNHTAKERNDKYLELHNTYQSNIINIDGYENWVATGWLPVLHIFELPFYYIEYAIAQLGALQMYKQYKQNPKQALENYKKALSLGSSKSLTEVYKAAGIRFDFSGETIKELMLFVESELELLEQL; encoded by the coding sequence ATGCAGCGCTTAAATACGATGGATATTAGTAATATTCTAGAATTAGAAAATACTCTTTCTACTTTATTAAATGAAGTAATTTCTTCAAAACTAGAGCTTGAAAACTGGTTAAAAAAGCAATCTACATTCATTTGGGAAATTGAAGAACAATTAAGATCGCACTATATCTCCTTTCAATGTAATACAGATAATAAAAAAATTAAAGATACTTTTGAATATGATCAACAATATGTACGACCTCTTTTGAAACGTTATCAAAATTCATTTGATAATAAATATTTAGAGTCCCCTTTTCGAATGGAACTTGATCCAGAAACATACAGCTTACTGGATCAAAAAATTAAGAATGCGCAAACATTATTTTGTGAAAAGAATATTGATTTAGAAGTAAATGAAGACAAACTAGTAACCGAGTACTTCGAAATTACTGGTGGTTTAACTGCGTTATGGGACGGTGAAGAAAAAACAATTACTGAACTACAGTCTTACTTACAAGATCCAGATCGTCATATACGAAAAAAAGCAAAAATGCTTATTTCGGAAAAGTTCTTATCTGTTGAAGATAAATTACAACATATATTAAATGAATTAATCGTAATCCGTCACCAAAAAGCAAAAAATATTCAATTAGATAATTATCGTGATTATATGTTTAAAAAACATGAACGTTTTGATTATACAGCGGAAGACTGCTATGAGCTTGCTGAATCTATTCGGAAATACGTAGTACCACTTATCGATAAAATATTTAATAAGAAAAAATCTGAACTTCAAGTAGATAGCCTTCGTCCATGGGATCTAAAAGCAACCGCACCAAATCAAAAAGCATTAAAACCTATCGAAGACGCGAGTGATTTAATCGAAAAAAGTTCTCTTATTTTACACAAGCTAGATCCTGAATTTTCTACATTACTGGATCGTATGCAGAAAAATAATTGCTTAGATTTAGAGAGCCGTAAAGGAAAAGGTCCAGGAGGATTTTGCGAATATTTCCCTGCTTCTAGATTATCTTTTATTTTTATGAATCTCAATCATACACATTATGATGTTACTACTTTCCTCCATGAAATGGGCCATAGTATTCATAATGAATGTATGAAACAGTTAGAGCTTCAAAAGTATTTAGAAATCCCTTCAGAATCCGCTGAACTAGCTAGCATGACAATGGAATTATTTTCGATGGAATATTGGGATACTTTTTATAAAAATAAGGAAGAATTTATAGAATCAAAATTAGATTTCTTTAAAGATATTGTTAAATATTTACCACAAATGCTTATCGTTGATCAATTCCAGCATTGGATGTATGAAAACCCTAATCATACTGCAAAAGAAAGAAACGATAAATATTTAGAATTACATAACACTTACCAATCGAACATCATAAATATTGATGGTTATGAAAATTGGGTAGCAACTGGCTGGTTACCGGTACTACACATATTCGAATTACCTTTCTATTACATCGAATATGCAATCGCACAACTTGGTGCACTGCAAATGTATAAGCAATATAAACAAAATCCTAAACAAGCACTAGAAAATTATAAAAAAGCTTTATCATTAGGTAGCTCAAAATCTTTAACGGAAGTATATAAAGCAGCTGGAATTCGTTTTGATTTTTCTGGAGAAACGATTAAAGAACTAATGTTATTTGTAGAGAGCGAATTAGAGTTACTTGAACAATTGTAA